DNA from Ictalurus punctatus breed USDA103 chromosome 20, Coco_2.0, whole genome shotgun sequence:
GATTACATCAGCCGGTTTCTTAAAGGGGCAGTTACCCCACAATGACAGGTTGGACAGCAATTTCGGCACGTGAGATCACAAAGGACCCTGCAGGTACGCTACTTagaatttaaatgtatttgttgtgcgtcacacaataaccaccaggtggcgcatggaccaacatactgtagctgaacacaAAGTACActaaaaaaatggaatgtgtggttgGTTAGAttttagaaaaaatattttgtatgattgatataaaaatattacgtttctcatcaaaacttatgCTATACCTAATTTAAACAACTTTCTAATGACAAAATTCATCCAATCAAAGAAAGTGATATAAAATGAGAAACACacatttgaagaagaagaagcctttatttgtcacatatacattactgcacagtgattttttttctcccacatAACCCATGttaataaattaagaaaataagGAAATAACAACAGGACACAGAGGGTAGTAGGCTGTCACCACATTTATTGGGAATAAGGAGGACTGGTAGGAGAATAAGAGGGACTGGTAGGAGAGtaggagggagagaaagacggaTGGTAAGGAGTATGCCCTGGGGAGGAGATTGGGCTCAGTGGGTCATCAGAATAGTCAGTGCTGGGGGAATCCATTGCCTCGTAGTCATCAGCAGAAAGCAGGGAAGGCGTACTGATAACAGGACCCGTCTGAGTAGAGGCGTCAACAAGGGTAGCAGCTGGGCTCAACCGATATCGTAGAGGAGGAGGGAAAGTGGACGTTGTAGAGGGAGTGCGCAAGACGTCAACCAAAAGAGCGAGGTCTGCAAACAGGTGGGACAGCTGGTATCTAGTGTTGAGATCAAAGCCCTCCAGTCCCACTAGAGCAGCGAATAGGAAACCAAGTCCCGCGTTGTGAGCTGCATACCAAGAGACATAGAGAGGCATGTAAAGAAGGGCATTCACCATGTGCACCTGGTCACTAGTAGCCAAAATAACAGGCAACATTAAGCAGCGAAAGGACCACCAAAAAAAGGAAGGGAATGAGGTTGAAGCAGGGAGCTATCTATAGGTctatggaaacacacacacacacacacacagaaggcaAGGGACAAAAGATGTATGGAAGCAACACGGGGAAGAGAATATGTAAAAATGAACAAGTCACAGTTAAAAGCAGATAATCTAAAACACTCACCCATATTCAaataaacggaaaaaaaaatatccaaaggTGCACCAACAGAGATCCTCTTTGTCCAACGACCAGAAGCCAAGTGTTGAACAAAACGAGAAGTACggttttaaaaaacccaaactgGGCTAGGTCGAATTTAAGGGGATTGGGAAAAGACTGAAATTGGAACCTAAGGGGTTAGGGAAATTAATAAAACACGATTATAAGAGTTGCTGAAAAAGAGTAATGATGTAATATAAGGGTTGTCAGAATCTGTACAAATATGGACATAAGGGGAATGGGAGGTAAGAATAGCTAAACATATTGGTATTTGAAAATAGATCAAGGGGCGGAGGCTCATAGGACAATTGTATAAAAGGGGAGCCCCGCTCCAGGCTAGTCAGATCACTCTTTGGGATGTCTCAAACGGTTTGGATCTCATGTGCTTGGGCAAAATAAAATTGGAcctttgcttttcctcactcacTGATTCTGTGTGGTATTTTTCGAAACCTGAATGAAGAGTCAACTGAATTAGCGTGAGTATATGTTTTGCTAGAAAATTCTTAACTTGTGTTATATGTACCATTTAGTGGAAAGAGAATTGTTCCACATTTTGGCaacccagatgggactgggctaagatccgAATATCCTGAACCTGGGTTGTGGGACTTGGTCCCAAGGGACAGCAAAAGGCCGTATACGAAAAAGGGTATGACAGGCACCCGTTTAAACAAAGTCCTGGCTTAGATACTCTGCTGTCACTTGGATCAGGCCCCACGGACCAGAGAAAGGATAGAGTTGGTCTCCAAAAGAGCCCACTATAAGTGTACTGTATTGTGATTGGGGCACAGTGTAAAGAAGTGAGTGAGAAAAGGCAAAAGATGATGTGTCATGAAAAGGAGCCTGATTTGCTGTAACACAGAGAAAAAGTGAAATGTGTGTTTAAAGTGCATGTTTGAAAGTCCTGCGATACCGCTGAATTAATAGATTCAGGTTGCAATAGAGGCAGGTGGTGAGGCC
Protein-coding regions in this window:
- the LOC124627470 gene encoding uncharacterized protein LOC124627470, which encodes MAHNAGLGFLFAALVGLEGFDLNTRYQLSHLFADLALLVDVLRTPSTTSTFPPPLRYRLSPAATLVDASTQTGPVISTPSLLSADDYEAMDSPSTDYSDDPLSPISSPGHTPYHPSFSPSYSPTSPSYSPTSPPYSQ